The following are encoded in a window of Lynx canadensis isolate LIC74 chromosome B1, mLynCan4.pri.v2, whole genome shotgun sequence genomic DNA:
- the LOC115511438 gene encoding 40S ribosomal protein S15a-like — protein sequence MMVRMNILADALKGSNNASKRGKHQVLLRLCSKVILRFLIVMMKRVYIGEFEMTDDHRDGKTAVTLTGRLNTHGVTSPRRDAQLKDLEKWQDDLLPPCQFGFNAPTTLAGIVHHEGARQKHTGGKTPGFLF from the coding sequence ATGATGGTACGCATGAACATCCTGGCAGATGCTCTCAAGGGCAGCAACAATGCCAGTAAGAGAGGCAAACACCAGGTTCTTCTTAGGCTCTGCTCCAAAGTCATCCTCCGGTTTCTAATTGTGATGATGAAGCGTGTTTACATTGGTGAATTTGAAATGACTGATGATCACAGAGACGGGAAGACTGCTGTGACCCTGACAGGCAGGCTAAACACGCATGGAGTGACCAGCCCCAGACGTGACGCACAACtcaaagatctagaaaaatgGCAGGATGATCTGCTCCCGCCCTGCCAATTTGGTTTCAATGCACCAACAACCTTAGCTGGCATCGTGCACCATGAAGGAGCAAGGCAAAAACACACAGGAGGGAAAACCCCGGGATTCCTTTTCTAG